One region of Streptomyces sp. CG4 genomic DNA includes:
- a CDS encoding ABC transporter substrate-binding protein, producing the protein MHRRVFLSSLLGASAAVAGLSGCAKGEPSADTEGAATKPLADKVPAGTSLKIASYLGQQQLQFRLAKLPELPFTVSNWLNIGAGPDVINAFRAGSLDLANNAGIPPIQAHYQGYDAKIVAIGITRKPNYLFATKPGSDIRTVRGFKGKRLAFSQGQAQGVVLLRALKQAGLKYDEVTLVPLTSNQFFTALQSGQVDVAPLAISQAPAYLKQYAAKGAHTIATDVVDLLNLLWAPQSVLNDSAKAAAIAAYIPQWAQGQVWAYEHPDVWDEEFYVKTQNLTLQQAQGITRLANKPLFPPGWDEAVKWEQETADLLAEGGFVKKFDVSSLFDHRFESIAAKAVPEEYRT; encoded by the coding sequence ATGCACCGTCGTGTTTTTCTCTCCTCCTTGCTGGGCGCGTCCGCGGCCGTGGCAGGCCTCAGCGGCTGCGCCAAGGGCGAGCCTTCCGCCGACACCGAGGGCGCCGCCACCAAGCCGCTCGCGGACAAGGTCCCGGCCGGGACCAGCCTGAAGATCGCCTCCTACCTGGGGCAGCAGCAGCTGCAGTTCAGGCTGGCGAAGCTGCCCGAGCTGCCGTTCACCGTGTCGAACTGGCTGAACATCGGCGCCGGTCCGGACGTCATCAACGCCTTCCGTGCGGGGTCCCTGGACCTCGCGAACAACGCGGGCATCCCGCCGATCCAGGCGCACTACCAGGGTTACGACGCGAAGATCGTGGCGATCGGCATCACGCGCAAACCCAACTACCTGTTCGCCACCAAGCCCGGCAGCGACATCCGCACCGTCCGCGGCTTCAAGGGCAAGCGGCTCGCCTTCTCGCAGGGCCAGGCGCAGGGTGTCGTCCTGCTGCGCGCGCTGAAGCAGGCGGGCCTGAAGTACGACGAGGTGACGCTGGTCCCGCTGACCAGCAACCAGTTCTTCACCGCGCTGCAGTCGGGGCAGGTCGACGTGGCCCCGCTCGCCATCAGTCAGGCCCCCGCGTATCTGAAGCAGTACGCGGCGAAGGGCGCCCACACCATCGCCACCGACGTCGTCGACCTGCTCAACCTGCTGTGGGCGCCGCAGTCCGTGCTGAACGACTCCGCGAAGGCCGCCGCGATCGCCGCCTACATCCCGCAGTGGGCCCAGGGCCAGGTGTGGGCCTACGAGCACCCGGACGTGTGGGACGAGGAGTTCTACGTCAAGACGCAGAACCTGACCCTCCAGCAGGCGCAGGGCATCACCAGGCTCGCCAACAAGCCGCTGTTCCCGCCCGGTTGGGACGAGGCGGTCAAGTGGGAGCAGGAGACCGCCGATCTGCTCGCCGAGGGCGGGTTCGTGAAGAAGTTCGACGTCTCCTCGCTCTTCGACCACCGCTTCGAGTCGATCGCCGCCAAGGCCGTACCCGAGGAGTACCGCACATGA
- a CDS encoding ROK family protein produces the protein MPRTAVSPLVSPVPRAADRDRRRTSASVVLRSVLEHGPVARSTVARLTGLSPASVTEHCARLTGLGLIRESAVPRRSNGVGRPHVPIDLNDKDFVVGGVHVAVPYTTVALLDLRGRVVARRELRHERTDPGWVLARAAEGLAGLLAGLPGRRPLGVGVAVGGWVDRETGSVVEHELLGWREVPVRELLGAGTGLPVHVDGHARALVNGERLFGRARGSGSVLHLFVGNVVDAAFATHDEVHHGPRSAAGAIAHLPVPGGTEPCPCGRTGCLQVELSERTLGRRARAAGVIGSANPMHVVAAAAAGDAVARRLLVERARTTGRAAGLLLDVLNPETVVVTEVGVIHFEDCLSALREAAGMRRTATVLPTSFSDSVLAVAGGSVALDVLFRDPLGASPEAI, from the coding sequence ATGCCCCGTACCGCGGTATCCCCTCTTGTCTCGCCCGTTCCGCGTGCCGCCGACCGGGACCGGCGACGCACCAGCGCCAGTGTCGTGCTGCGGTCCGTGCTGGAGCACGGGCCGGTGGCGCGCAGCACCGTCGCCCGGCTGACCGGACTGTCGCCGGCGTCGGTGACCGAGCACTGCGCCCGGCTCACCGGTCTCGGTCTGATCCGCGAGTCCGCCGTACCGCGCCGCTCGAACGGGGTCGGACGGCCGCACGTCCCCATCGACCTGAACGACAAGGATTTCGTGGTCGGCGGGGTGCATGTGGCTGTGCCGTACACGACGGTCGCGCTGCTGGATCTGCGCGGCCGGGTGGTGGCCCGGCGCGAGCTGCGGCACGAACGGACCGATCCCGGCTGGGTGCTGGCGCGGGCCGCCGAGGGGCTCGCGGGGTTGCTCGCCGGGCTGCCGGGCCGTCGGCCGCTGGGGGTCGGGGTGGCGGTCGGCGGCTGGGTGGACCGGGAGACGGGCAGCGTGGTCGAGCACGAGCTGCTGGGCTGGCGCGAGGTGCCGGTGCGGGAGCTGCTCGGCGCCGGCACCGGGCTGCCGGTCCATGTGGACGGGCACGCGCGGGCGTTGGTGAACGGGGAGCGGCTGTTCGGGCGGGCCCGGGGCAGCGGGAGCGTGCTGCATCTGTTCGTGGGCAATGTGGTCGACGCGGCCTTCGCCACCCACGACGAGGTGCATCACGGACCGCGTTCGGCGGCCGGGGCGATCGCGCATCTGCCGGTGCCGGGCGGCACCGAACCCTGCCCGTGCGGCCGTACCGGCTGCCTCCAGGTGGAGCTGAGCGAGCGGACGCTCGGCCGACGGGCCCGTGCCGCCGGGGTGATCGGCTCGGCGAATCCGATGCATGTGGTGGCCGCCGCGGCGGCCGGGGACGCGGTGGCCCGGCGGCTGCTGGTGGAGCGGGCCCGGACGACGGGGCGGGCGGCCGGGCTGCTGCTGGACGTCCTCAATCCGGAGACCGTGGTCGTGACCGAGGTGGGCGTGATCCATTTCGAGGACTGCCTGAGCGCGCTCAGAGAAGCGGCCGGAATGCGTCGTACGGCGACCGTGCTGCCGACGAGTTTCTCCGATTCCGTGCTGGCCGTGGCGGGCGGTTCGGTGGCGCTGGACGTGCTGTTCCGGGATCCACTGGGCGCGTCACCTGAGGCTATTTAA